The following is a genomic window from Campylobacter lari subsp. lari.
AACTTTTAGCAGTGGTGCTTATAAAAAAGAAAAAGCCTTGGTATTAAAGCAGGGTGGGTTTTTTATCAAAACCATGTTAGGCGAGAAAAAACTTGACATGGATGTAGCGGTAAATATCGTACATGGAAAAGATGGCGAAGATGGTAAAATAGCTGCTTTGCTTGATTTTTATGGCATAAAGTATATAGGGCCACGCATAGAAGCTAGTGTTTTATCTTTTAATAAGGCTTTAACTAAACTTTATGCACAAAGTGTAGGGGTGAAAACACTTGATTATAAGGTTTTAAATTTACATAAAGAGCAAAATGTTTCTTTAAGTTTTCCTTGTATTTTAAAGCCTGCAAGATTAGGTAGTAGTATAGGTATAAGTATAGTTAAAGATGAAAGCGAGCTTAAATATGCTAAAGATGTTGCTTTTGAATTTGATGAGGATGTTGTGGTAGAACAATTTGTAAGCAATATTAAAGAATATAATTTAGCAGGTTGCATGATAGGTGAAAAAATGGAATTTTCCATTATTGAAGAGCCTAGAAAAAATGAAATTTTAGATTTTGAACAAAAATAT
Proteins encoded in this region:
- a CDS encoding D-alanine--D-alanine ligase, which produces MIYGVIFGANSYEHEISIVSAVVLKKVLKAQKKFIFCDKNKEFFLIDEEKMNAKTFSSGAYKKEKALVLKQGGFFIKTMLGEKKLDMDVAVNIVHGKDGEDGKIAALLDFYGIKYIGPRIEASVLSFNKALTKLYAQSVGVKTLDYKVLNLHKEQNVSLSFPCILKPARLGSSIGISIVKDESELKYAKDVAFEFDEDVVVEQFVSNIKEYNLAGCMIGEKMEFSIIEEPRKNEILDFEQKYLGFSESSKVSEANISEELKQKLRDNFTRIYNPLFKGALIRCDFFVIDDEVYLNEINPNPGSLANYLFEDFTNIVDNLAKNIELEKQIKIDYAFIHSINGQKGKL